A window of the Butyricimonas virosa genome harbors these coding sequences:
- a CDS encoding heavy metal translocating P-type ATPase: MSGKEIHTKETFQVLGMSCAVCALNVETTLGAQEGVYEAKVNFAGSTVLVDYNPRVITPVELQKAVESAGYELVVENTEDTDQADRLQREEFLVLKRKTIGAIVLAVPVFVIGMFFMHMPYGNWIMLAFTIPVMAFFGRDFFVHAYMQLKHGRANMDTLVAVSTGVAFLFSLFNTIWPEYWTSRGLEAHVYYEAAAVIIALILLGRLLEAKAKFSTSTAIKKLMGLQPKTVTKILADGSEEEVLIREVVVGDVLVVKPGEKIPVDGEVTEGSSFVDESMITGESIPVEKVKGQPVYAGTINEKGSFRFRADKVGGETVLANIIRMVQEAQGSKAPVQKLVDRIAGIFVPVVMGIAVITFIVWMLIGGDLAFTHALLTSITVLVIACPCALGLATPTAIMVGIGKGAEHNILIKDAESLELMYRVNAIVLDKTGTITEGKPVVTDIHWTPGAEDERYQSILLEIERRSEHPLADAVVQKFKERVVNEILVSDFENQTGKGVTAKVGDKVYLVGNRALLEVNHVVLDDDNEKLAVRWEGDGKTVVFFAGEGRVLALVAVADKIKESSRQAVATLHEKGIDVYMLTGDNALTARAVADQVGIRHFKAEVMPGEKANFVEALQHEGKVVAMVGDGINDSQALAQADVSIAMGKGSDIAVDVAKVTLITSDLNVIPRAIVLSRQTVRAIRQNLFWAFIYNIIGIPLAAGVLYGINGFLLNPMIAAAAMAFSSVSVVTNSLRIKWKKL; the protein is encoded by the coding sequence ATGTCAGGAAAAGAAATTCATACGAAAGAGACTTTCCAAGTTTTGGGCATGAGTTGTGCTGTTTGCGCTTTGAATGTGGAAACAACACTCGGTGCTCAAGAGGGAGTTTACGAGGCAAAGGTAAATTTTGCCGGTTCAACCGTTTTAGTGGATTATAATCCGCGGGTGATTACACCCGTGGAACTTCAAAAGGCCGTGGAGTCTGCCGGTTACGAGCTGGTGGTAGAAAACACGGAAGATACGGATCAAGCGGATCGTTTACAGCGGGAAGAGTTTCTCGTGTTAAAACGAAAGACGATCGGGGCTATTGTTTTGGCGGTACCCGTGTTCGTGATCGGTATGTTTTTTATGCATATGCCTTATGGTAATTGGATTATGCTGGCTTTTACCATTCCGGTGATGGCATTTTTCGGACGGGACTTTTTTGTTCATGCCTATATGCAGTTGAAACACGGACGTGCGAATATGGACACGTTGGTGGCTGTCAGTACGGGCGTGGCGTTTTTGTTCAGTCTGTTCAACACGATTTGGCCGGAATACTGGACGAGTCGGGGATTGGAGGCTCACGTGTACTATGAGGCGGCGGCTGTGATCATTGCTTTGATTTTGTTGGGGCGTTTGCTGGAGGCAAAGGCTAAGTTCAGTACCTCGACCGCGATAAAGAAATTGATGGGGTTACAACCCAAAACGGTGACTAAAATTCTTGCCGACGGCAGCGAAGAGGAGGTGCTTATCCGTGAGGTAGTGGTCGGAGATGTGCTGGTCGTGAAACCGGGAGAAAAGATTCCGGTGGATGGAGAAGTGACGGAAGGATCTTCTTTTGTCGACGAGAGCATGATTACCGGGGAGTCGATACCCGTGGAGAAGGTGAAAGGACAACCCGTGTATGCCGGAACGATAAACGAGAAGGGAAGTTTCCGCTTCCGTGCCGATAAGGTGGGGGGAGAAACCGTGTTGGCCAATATTATCCGAATGGTGCAGGAGGCACAGGGAAGTAAAGCTCCCGTGCAGAAACTGGTGGACCGTATTGCCGGAATTTTTGTTCCGGTAGTGATGGGGATCGCGGTGATCACGTTTATCGTGTGGATGCTGATAGGCGGAGACCTTGCTTTTACTCATGCTTTGCTGACGTCCATCACGGTGCTGGTTATTGCCTGCCCGTGTGCGCTGGGATTGGCGACGCCGACAGCGATCATGGTCGGGATCGGTAAAGGGGCGGAACATAATATACTGATCAAGGATGCGGAGAGTTTGGAACTGATGTACCGGGTGAATGCGATCGTGCTGGATAAGACGGGAACGATCACCGAGGGAAAACCTGTCGTGACGGATATTCACTGGACTCCGGGGGCGGAAGACGAGCGTTACCAATCCATCCTTTTGGAGATCGAACGGCGTTCGGAACATCCGCTGGCAGATGCCGTGGTGCAGAAGTTTAAGGAGAGGGTCGTGAATGAAATATTAGTTTCGGATTTCGAAAATCAGACCGGTAAAGGGGTGACGGCAAAAGTCGGGGATAAGGTATATCTTGTCGGTAACCGGGCTTTGTTGGAAGTGAATCATGTTGTTTTAGACGATGATAACGAGAAACTTGCCGTCCGGTGGGAAGGAGACGGTAAAACGGTTGTCTTTTTTGCCGGAGAGGGCCGGGTGTTGGCATTGGTTGCCGTTGCCGATAAGATCAAGGAGAGTTCTCGTCAGGCGGTTGCGACGCTGCATGAAAAAGGAATTGATGTTTATATGCTGACCGGGGATAATGCCTTGACGGCTCGTGCCGTGGCAGATCAGGTGGGCATTCGTCATTTTAAGGCCGAAGTGATGCCGGGTGAGAAGGCTAATTTCGTGGAGGCTTTACAGCACGAAGGGAAAGTGGTGGCAATGGTGGGTGACGGGATCAATGATTCGCAGGCATTGGCTCAGGCCGACGTGAGTATTGCCATGGGGAAAGGGTCGGATATTGCCGTGGACGTGGCAAAGGTGACATTGATTACTTCCGATCTGAACGTGATTCCCCGTGCTATCGTGCTTTCGCGTCAGACGGTGCGGGCGATTCGACAAAATTTGTTCTGGGCGTTTATTTATAATATAATTGGTATTCCTTTAGCGGCAGGGGTGTTGTACGGGATCAACGGTTTTTTACTCAACCCGATGATTGCGGCTGCCGCGATGGCTTTCAGTTCGGTGTCCGTGGTGACTAATAGTTTGAGAATTAAATGGAAGAAATTGTAG
- a CDS encoding putative transporter has protein sequence MEWLTSLLTEHSVIQAVIVVSLVSAVGLALGKISMWGVSLGVTFVFFVGIVAGHFGLSIDPQMLNYAESFGLIIFVYALGVQVGPGFFSSLGKGGLKLNMLAMLVVLLGIVMTLGFHWTTGVSLPDMVGILSGAVTNTPALGAAQQTLKQLNDPAIQQSDLALGCAVAYPLGVVGVILAVILVRKLFASSIFFKKSDEDSHKKTVVIGFLVSNPGVFGKTIQEIARQSSKKFVVSRLWRDEKVIIPASDTMVKEGDCLLMITTEGDVEALTMLIGKRDTRDWNKEDIDWDAIDSQLVSHRIVITRSEINGKRLGALRLRNQYGINITRIYRAGIVLLPTPDLTLQLGDRLTVVGEESAIAKVENVVGNAVKDLDEPNLVAVFIGMVLGLLLGSIPLTIPGISFPVKLGLAGGPIVMGILVGAFGPRIHMVTYTTISANLMLRALGLSMYLACLGLDAGTHFFETVFRPEGALWVGLGFAITVIPVILVAAVSIKWMKIDFGSVAGMLCGSMSNPMALNYVNSTVDSDTPSVAYATVYPLTMFVRVIMAQVILMLFL, from the coding sequence ATGGAATGGTTGACTAGTTTATTAACAGAACATTCAGTGATTCAAGCTGTAATAGTGGTTTCGCTGGTATCTGCTGTGGGGTTGGCTTTAGGGAAAATCAGTATGTGGGGCGTGTCGCTAGGAGTAACTTTCGTGTTTTTCGTGGGCATCGTGGCAGGGCATTTCGGATTGTCGATCGATCCGCAGATGTTGAATTACGCGGAGAGTTTCGGGTTGATTATCTTCGTGTATGCCTTGGGGGTACAGGTGGGACCTGGTTTTTTCTCTTCCTTGGGAAAAGGTGGATTGAAATTGAACATGTTAGCCATGTTGGTGGTTTTGTTGGGGATCGTGATGACTTTGGGATTTCATTGGACCACGGGGGTATCTTTGCCGGATATGGTGGGAATTCTGAGTGGTGCAGTGACAAATACGCCTGCATTGGGAGCGGCTCAGCAAACTTTGAAACAGTTGAATGATCCCGCTATTCAGCAATCGGATTTGGCTTTGGGGTGTGCCGTGGCTTACCCGTTGGGAGTGGTGGGTGTGATTCTTGCCGTTATTTTGGTGCGTAAACTTTTCGCATCCAGTATATTTTTCAAGAAAAGCGATGAAGATAGTCACAAGAAGACGGTAGTCATAGGTTTTCTTGTGAGTAATCCCGGTGTGTTCGGTAAGACCATCCAAGAGATCGCCCGGCAATCGTCGAAGAAGTTCGTGGTTTCCCGGTTGTGGAGGGATGAGAAGGTGATTATTCCGGCATCCGATACGATGGTGAAAGAGGGGGACTGTTTGCTGATGATTACGACAGAAGGAGATGTAGAGGCATTGACCATGTTGATTGGGAAGCGGGATACGAGGGATTGGAATAAGGAAGATATTGACTGGGACGCTATTGATAGTCAGTTGGTATCCCACCGGATCGTGATTACCCGGTCGGAGATTAACGGGAAGCGATTAGGGGCGTTGCGATTGAGAAATCAATATGGGATAAATATAACCCGCATTTATCGGGCAGGTATCGTGTTGTTGCCTACGCCGGACCTGACCTTGCAGTTGGGTGATCGGTTGACGGTGGTCGGGGAGGAATCGGCTATTGCAAAGGTGGAGAACGTGGTGGGGAATGCCGTGAAGGATTTGGACGAGCCTAATTTGGTGGCCGTTTTTATCGGGATGGTATTGGGATTGTTGTTGGGATCGATTCCTTTGACGATTCCGGGCATTAGTTTTCCGGTAAAGTTAGGTTTGGCCGGGGGACCTATTGTGATGGGGATTCTCGTGGGGGCTTTCGGTCCCCGGATTCACATGGTGACTTACACGACAATCAGTGCCAACTTGATGTTACGGGCGCTGGGGCTTTCCATGTATTTAGCTTGTTTGGGATTGGATGCGGGAACTCATTTCTTCGAAACCGTGTTCCGTCCGGAAGGGGCATTGTGGGTTGGATTGGGATTTGCCATTACGGTGATTCCGGTGATCCTTGTAGCGGCTGTGTCCATTAAATGGATGAAGATTGATTTCGGTTCGGTGGCCGGGATGTTGTGTGGGAGTATGTCGAACCCGATGGCATTGAATTATGTGAATAGCACGGTGGATAGTGACACACCTTCGGTGGCTTACGCAACAGTTTACCCGTTGACGATGTTCGTGAGGGTCATTATGGCACAGGTGATTTTAATGCTATTTTTGTAA
- a CDS encoding RNA polymerase sigma-70 factor, which produces MERVQDNKQCSLVFEQLFKQHYRALCFHAMSLVNDLDASKDIVHDVFLSLWYHWDSIDFTRPMFPYLFNLTRNRALNYLEHKKIQNNHVRQHLADDPTYTLSDDPAREELLERILARIELLPERCSQVMKLSFIECKKYKEIAEELNISVNTVKTHITTGLKTLRDEFPASLLLLLFTHPYRHLD; this is translated from the coding sequence ATGGAACGTGTGCAAGATAATAAACAGTGTAGCCTAGTGTTTGAACAATTATTCAAGCAACACTATCGTGCCCTATGTTTCCATGCCATGAGTTTAGTAAATGACTTGGATGCCTCCAAAGACATTGTACATGACGTGTTCCTTAGTTTGTGGTATCACTGGGACTCCATTGATTTCACTCGCCCCATGTTTCCCTATCTGTTTAACCTCACCCGCAACCGGGCGTTGAACTATCTGGAACATAAAAAGATTCAGAACAACCACGTGCGTCAACATCTTGCAGACGATCCGACTTACACGTTATCGGATGATCCCGCCCGAGAAGAATTATTAGAACGCATCCTAGCCCGCATCGAACTCCTCCCCGAACGTTGCTCGCAAGTGATGAAACTCAGTTTTATCGAATGTAAAAAGTATAAAGAAATTGCCGAAGAATTAAATATTTCGGTGAATACAGTGAAAACTCACATCACGACAGGCCTAAAAACCTTACGGGACGAATTTCCCGCTTCTCTCCTGTTGCTCCTGTTCACACATCCGTATCGACATCTCGACTGA
- a CDS encoding heavy-metal-associated domain-containing protein → MEKKFRFKTTLKCSGCVSKVTPFLNSLRDVTEWSVDLQHPDKVLTVMLKTGDTHSVKKAFENAGYKVEEFR, encoded by the coding sequence ATGGAAAAAAAGTTTAGATTTAAGACAACGTTGAAATGCAGTGGCTGCGTATCGAAAGTCACTCCGTTTTTGAATAGTTTGAGAGACGTGACGGAATGGAGCGTGGATTTGCAACATCCGGACAAGGTGCTGACGGTTATGTTGAAGACCGGAGACACGCACTCGGTGAAGAAGGCGTTCGAGAACGCGGGGTATAAAGTTGAAGAGTTCAGATAG
- a CDS encoding YaaA family protein gives MLVILSPAKTMDMSVVEQEFPGTTPEYAEEAEYLAGQMRRFSESQLEKILKISSKLAAENYERYQRFGSLSNPRKQALFAYNGSVFKAIDPNSFSLEDLKYAQDRVRIISTLYGLVRPLDLIQAYRIAFAVKLDGANLYDYWVPKLTTPLLEDVRKVGGIMVNLASMDIQGALKMDELRKQVRVITPEFQEWRDGKYETVRTYAKIARGTMTRYVVMNRVEEPEELKAFNWDGYTFNADLSDEEHYFFTRIKK, from the coding sequence ATGTTAGTTATTTTATCACCGGCCAAGACCATGGATATGTCCGTGGTGGAACAGGAGTTTCCGGGTACTACCCCGGAGTACGCGGAAGAAGCGGAATATCTGGCAGGGCAAATGCGCCGCTTTTCCGAGTCCCAGTTAGAGAAAATATTGAAGATCAGTTCTAAGCTGGCTGCGGAGAATTACGAACGTTATCAGAGGTTCGGTTCACTTTCGAATCCTCGCAAACAGGCTTTGTTTGCTTATAACGGGAGTGTCTTCAAAGCTATAGATCCGAATTCTTTTTCTTTAGAGGACTTGAAGTATGCCCAAGATCGTGTTCGGATTATCTCAACACTTTATGGTTTGGTGCGTCCATTGGATTTGATTCAGGCCTACCGGATTGCGTTTGCCGTGAAGTTAGATGGGGCGAACCTGTACGATTATTGGGTTCCGAAGCTGACAACTCCATTATTGGAAGATGTGCGTAAGGTTGGAGGGATTATGGTGAATTTGGCCAGTATGGATATTCAGGGAGCGTTGAAGATGGACGAGTTGAGGAAACAGGTAAGGGTGATTACACCGGAATTTCAAGAATGGCGGGATGGTAAATACGAAACGGTTCGTACTTATGCCAAGATTGCACGGGGGACGATGACGAGATATGTCGTAATGAACCGTGTTGAGGAACCCGAGGAGTTGAAGGCTTTCAACTGGGATGGGTACACGTTTAATGCTGACCTTTCGGATGAGGAACATTATTTCTTTACCCGAATAAAGAAGTAA
- a CDS encoding winged helix DNA-binding domain-containing protein: MITDIRLRSQQLVNPAFDDPKELVAWMGALQGQEYSMAKWAVGLRLKKPDIRKVEAALEKGEILRTHVLRPTWHLVVAEDIRWMLKLSVRRVKLAYDSYWKNHGISEELYIKGHDVIVRVLEGNRYLTRQEIGEELNRAGVIVGDDLVKYFLGRAEVDGVVCNGVDKGSKRTYALLDERVPPMKELHKEEALAKLAIKYFRSHSPASLQDFIWWSGLSITEAKQAVGLIDSELITERMGETDWLIHNSCARNVRAKQVVHLLPSYDEYLISYKDRSMVLAPEYYRKAFNTFGIFYPVILYNGKIVGNWNKSAKKKQFGIESSFFIPGIEVDEGELDKAKERFRVFSSGRND; the protein is encoded by the coding sequence ATGATTACAGATATTCGTTTGAGAAGCCAGCAGTTGGTGAACCCGGCTTTTGATGATCCCAAGGAGCTTGTGGCATGGATGGGTGCATTGCAGGGACAGGAGTATAGTATGGCGAAGTGGGCTGTGGGCTTGCGGTTGAAGAAACCGGACATTCGGAAGGTGGAGGCAGCTTTGGAGAAGGGGGAGATATTGAGGACTCACGTGTTGCGTCCGACTTGGCATCTGGTGGTGGCGGAGGATATTCGGTGGATGTTGAAGTTGTCAGTCAGGCGGGTGAAACTGGCGTATGATTCGTATTGGAAGAATCACGGAATATCGGAGGAATTATATATCAAGGGCCATGATGTGATCGTAAGAGTTTTGGAAGGGAATAGATATTTAACTCGGCAGGAGATTGGTGAGGAATTGAATCGGGCGGGAGTTATCGTGGGGGATGATTTGGTGAAATATTTTTTAGGGAGAGCGGAAGTTGATGGTGTTGTTTGTAATGGAGTAGATAAAGGGAGTAAACGGACTTACGCTTTACTGGATGAACGGGTTCCCCCTATGAAGGAGTTGCATAAGGAAGAGGCTTTGGCGAAGTTGGCAATAAAATATTTCAGGAGTCATTCCCCTGCTAGTTTACAGGATTTTATCTGGTGGTCAGGGTTGTCTATAACAGAAGCGAAGCAGGCGGTTGGGTTGATTGATTCAGAACTGATCACGGAAAGAATGGGGGAGACGGATTGGTTAATCCATAATTCATGTGCAAGGAATGTACGGGCGAAGCAAGTGGTACATTTGTTACCTTCGTATGACGAGTATCTCATCAGTTATAAAGATCGTTCGATGGTGTTGGCACCGGAGTATTACAGGAAAGCTTTTAATACCTTTGGTATTTTCTATCCGGTGATTCTGTATAATGGGAAAATTGTCGGGAATTGGAATAAGTCTGCTAAAAAGAAACAATTCGGGATAGAATCTTCATTCTTTATACCGGGCATCGAGGTGGATGAGGGAGAGTTGGATAAGGCAAAAGAAAGGTTTAGAGTGTTTAGTAGCGGGAGGAATGACTGA